The genomic segment GGGAGTACCCCGTGGACAGTGCACAACCAGCGGCCCGGCCGGGCGCGGTGATCGGCATCCTCGCCTTCGCGGGCATCGTGGCCGCGATCACGCAGACCTTGGTCGTCCCGCTGATCGCGGAACTCCCCGACCTGCTCGACACCTCCGCCTCCAACGCCTCGTGGGTCATCACCGCGACCCTGCTCGCCGCCGCCGTGGCGACCCCCGTCGCGGGCCGCCTCGGCGACATGTTCGGCAAGCGCCGCATGCTGCTCGCCTCCCTCATACCGCTGGTCGCGGGCTCCGTCGTATGCGCCCTGTCCTCGTCCGTCGTGCCGATGATCGCCGGTCGCGGGCTGCAGGGCATGGGCATGGGCGTCGTACCGCTCGGCATCAGCCTGCTGCGCGATGTCGTGCCCGCGGAGCGCCTCGGCTCGGCCATCGCCATCATGAGCGCGTCCATGGGCGTGGGCGGCGCGCTCGGCCTCCCGCTCGCCGCCGCGATCGCCGAGAACGCCAGCTGGCGCGTACTGTTCTGGGTCGTCGCGGGCCTGGCCCTCGCCGTCGGCGCCCTGATCCTGGTCCTCGCGCCGGCCGAACGGCAGAACACCGCCCGCGGCGGATTCGACGGGCTGGGCGCCGTCGGCCTCGGAGCCGGACTCGTCTGCCTGCTGCTCGGCGTCTCCAAGGGCGCCGACTGGGGCTGGGGGAGCGCCACCACGCTCGGCCTCTTCGCCGGCGCCGTCGTCACCCTGCTCGCGTGGGCCTGGTGGGAACTGCGCCTGACCGACCCGCTGGTCGACCTGCGGGTGACCGCCCGCCCCCAGGTCCTGCTGACGAACGCGGCCTCGGTCCTGGTCGGATTCTCCATGTACGCCCAGTCGCTGGTCGTACCGCAGCTGCTCCAGCTCCCCGAAGCCACCGGCTACGGCCTGGGGCAGTCGATGGTCGCCATGGGTCTGTGGATGGCCCCGGCCGGACTCATGATGATGGCCATGTCGCCGCTGGGCGCCAAGCTC from the Streptomyces venezuelae genome contains:
- a CDS encoding MFS transporter, whose protein sequence is MDSAQPAARPGAVIGILAFAGIVAAITQTLVVPLIAELPDLLDTSASNASWVITATLLAAAVATPVAGRLGDMFGKRRMLLASLIPLVAGSVVCALSSSVVPMIAGRGLQGMGMGVVPLGISLLRDVVPAERLGSAIAIMSASMGVGGALGLPLAAAIAENASWRVLFWVVAGLALAVGALILVLAPAERQNTARGGFDGLGAVGLGAGLVCLLLGVSKGADWGWGSATTLGLFAGAVVTLLAWAWWELRLTDPLVDLRVTARPQVLLTNAASVLVGFSMYAQSLVVPQLLQLPEATGYGLGQSMVAMGLWMAPAGLMMMAMSPLGAKLSAVRGPKVTLSVGSLVIAAGYGLGLPLISSGSTWSLLIVTIVCNTGVGFAYGAMPALIMGAVPPSETASANSFNTLMRSIGSSVSAAVIGVVLAQLTTDFGGYALPSENGFRVAMAIGCGVALTAAAVAALIPVRPTADRIEPATVPAPATASGAPEPKA